One region of Dehalococcoidia bacterium genomic DNA includes:
- a CDS encoding NADH-quinone oxidoreductase subunit C → MTVAVNTEETGKKIEEAIPGSVVSSDKGSLTVDSKALAQVSEFLKNSPGLEFDYLTVLTAVDYLNYFEVIYRLVSLRNNQSLILKTCAYGRENPTVPSVTGTWRAAYYQEREVFDLLGIKFEGHPDLRRLLLWEGFNGHPLRRDYL, encoded by the coding sequence ATGACAGTCGCCGTTAATACTGAAGAAACCGGTAAAAAGATAGAGGAAGCGATTCCGGGTTCCGTTGTTTCCAGCGATAAGGGATCGCTCACCGTCGACAGCAAAGCACTGGCACAGGTGTCTGAGTTCCTCAAGAATTCACCGGGATTGGAGTTTGATTACCTGACTGTTCTGACTGCTGTGGACTACCTCAACTATTTCGAGGTAATTTACCGGCTGGTCTCCCTGAGAAATAACCAGAGTCTGATCTTGAAGACATGTGCCTATGGCAGGGAGAATCCTACAGTCCCATCGGTCACCGGTACATGGCGCGCGGCTTATTACCAGGAACGCGAGGTATTCGACTTATTGGGCATCAAGTTCGAGGGGCATCCCGACCTGAGAAGGCTTCTTCTCTGGGAGGGCTTCAACGGACATCCTCTGCGGAGGGATTACCTGTAA
- a CDS encoding NADH-quinone oxidoreductase subunit D, which translates to MPIKTEQFYLNVGPQHPSTHGVFRLRLSLDGEVVTDVEPIIGYLHRGIEKLAESRTYTQIIPLTDRLDYLASMTDNVAYCLAVEKLAGIKVPERAEYIRVIFSELMRISSHMMAVGFYMNDCGAFFTPVLYMWREREKIIDLFDMVCGQRLLYNYMRVGGVSQDIPDEFLPAIKKFVAEMPRYIGEYNQLIKQNEIFLARSKGVGILPKETAVNIGASGPVLRASGVKWDIRKMDPYSIYDRFDFEVPTGDVGDCYDRYWVRIQEMTQSLRIIEQAISQMPAKGPVCADVPQFFRPPPGETYGYIEAPKGNLGFYIVSDGSIAPYRLHIYPPTLINITALKDMMIGWKVADLIIIFGSMDVVLGEIDR; encoded by the coding sequence ATGCCTATCAAGACAGAGCAATTCTATCTGAATGTCGGCCCTCAGCATCCGTCCACGCACGGTGTTTTCCGTTTAAGGTTGTCTTTGGATGGCGAAGTGGTCACCGATGTCGAGCCCATAATTGGTTACCTGCACCGAGGAATAGAGAAGCTGGCCGAAAGCCGCACTTATACTCAGATTATTCCATTGACCGACAGGCTGGATTACCTGGCCTCGATGACGGACAACGTAGCTTACTGCCTGGCCGTGGAAAAATTGGCTGGAATCAAGGTCCCGGAGCGTGCCGAGTATATCAGGGTGATTTTCTCCGAGCTGATGCGCATCTCCAGCCATATGATGGCCGTCGGCTTCTATATGAACGACTGCGGCGCCTTCTTCACTCCCGTGCTTTACATGTGGCGTGAAAGAGAGAAGATCATAGACCTTTTCGATATGGTCTGCGGACAAAGGCTGCTGTATAACTATATGCGGGTAGGCGGAGTCAGCCAGGATATCCCGGACGAATTCCTTCCTGCGATTAAGAAGTTTGTGGCGGAAATGCCGCGATATATCGGGGAATACAATCAGCTGATCAAGCAGAATGAGATATTCTTAGCCCGCAGCAAGGGAGTGGGCATATTACCTAAGGAGACTGCCGTCAATATCGGCGCCAGCGGCCCGGTTCTGCGCGCCAGCGGCGTTAAATGGGACATCCGCAAGATGGACCCCTATTCTATCTATGACAGGTTTGATTTTGAAGTGCCGACCGGCGACGTCGGTGATTGCTATGACAGGTACTGGGTACGCATACAGGAGATGACTCAGAGCCTGCGTATCATCGAACAGGCAATCAGTCAGATGCCGGCGAAAGGGCCGGTATGCGCGGATGTGCCCCAGTTTTTCAGGCCTCCGCCGGGTGAAACATACGGTTATATTGAAGCTCCCAAAGGCAATCTGGGTTTCTATATAGTAAGCGATGGATCGATAGCGCCGTACAGGCTGCATATTTATCCTCCTACATTGATTAACATTACAGCGCTGAAAGATATGATGATCGGGTGGAAAG
- the coaD gene encoding pantetheine-phosphate adenylyltransferase gives MTTAFYPGSFDPITNGHLDIVKRASSIFEKLIIGVYDIPLKSLLFNAEERVDLARKAVVDFKNVQVTSYSGITVEFARKAGAQVLVRGLRASSDFEREFEMALMNKKLAPDIELVCFMANLRYQFLSSSLLKEIINLGGNLDDMMPAHVSAALKKKLLS, from the coding sequence TTGACTACAGCGTTCTACCCGGGCAGCTTTGATCCCATAACCAACGGTCACCTCGATATCGTGAAGAGGGCGTCGTCCATATTCGAGAAGTTGATAATCGGTGTATATGACATACCTTTAAAATCGCTGCTCTTTAACGCCGAGGAAAGGGTGGACCTGGCCCGCAAAGCGGTGGTTGACTTTAAGAACGTACAGGTGACGTCCTACTCGGGTATAACGGTGGAGTTTGCCCGGAAAGCGGGAGCACAGGTGCTGGTCAGGGGCCTGAGAGCCAGCTCGGATTTCGAGCGCGAATTTGAGATGGCGCTGATGAACAAGAAGCTGGCGCCAGATATCGAGCTTGTATGCTTTATGGCAAATCTTCGTTACCAGTTTCTCAGCTCAAGCTTGTTAAAGGAGATAATCAATCTTGGCGGCAACCTTGACGATATGATGCCCGCGCACGTCAGCGCCGCCCTGAAGAAGAAGCTGCTGTCCTGA
- a CDS encoding NADH-quinone oxidoreductase subunit B family protein, whose translation MNSFVETCTSQYPDPDKWLDEEIRRNVLLTTVDAAVAWARQRSIFPLIFGTACCAFEMIAASGPRFDLSRFGMDIIRFSPRQADVMLITGTITWKMATAARMIYDQMPEPKWVIAVGACAISGGTFRESYSVVPGVNHIMPVDVYVPGCPPRPEAMIHGINRLHAKIVKGTIDNPNLALK comes from the coding sequence ATCAACTCCTTCGTGGAAACCTGCACCAGCCAGTATCCGGATCCGGATAAATGGCTGGACGAGGAGATCCGTCGTAATGTACTGCTGACCACCGTGGATGCTGCAGTCGCATGGGCAAGGCAACGCTCCATCTTCCCCTTAATTTTCGGAACGGCTTGCTGCGCATTTGAGATGATTGCGGCATCCGGTCCCCGCTTCGATCTATCCCGTTTCGGCATGGACATTATCCGCTTTTCGCCGCGCCAGGCAGATGTGATGCTCATAACAGGTACGATAACCTGGAAAATGGCTACAGCAGCCAGAATGATCTACGACCAGATGCCCGAACCCAAGTGGGTCATCGCAGTCGGCGCCTGCGCTATCAGCGGAGGCACCTTCAGGGAATCCTACAGTGTTGTCCCGGGCGTCAACCACATCATGCCCGTTGATGTATATGTGCCTGGCTGCCCGCCCAGACCGGAAGCCATGATCCATGGCATCAACAGGCTGCATGCCAAGATAGTCAAAGGGACTATAGACAATCCCAATTTGGCATTGAAGTAA
- the ndhC gene encoding NADH-quinone oxidoreductase subunit A, giving the protein MLEQYGYVGILLIVAILFTITIPMLPMLLKRIGLIPSKNNPTKIQQYECGMQTVGKTRVQYNFRYYFFAVLFVLFDMLTIFLYPWAVNVKDLGAGGLVAVGIILILLTVGYIYAWRKGALQWK; this is encoded by the coding sequence GTGCTGGAACAGTACGGCTACGTCGGAATTCTACTCATAGTCGCCATTCTATTCACCATTACTATCCCTATGCTTCCGATGTTGTTGAAGAGGATAGGCCTCATCCCCAGCAAGAATAACCCTACCAAGATTCAGCAATATGAATGCGGTATGCAGACGGTAGGCAAGACGCGGGTACAGTATAACTTCCGATACTATTTCTTTGCAGTGCTATTCGTGCTATTCGATATGCTGACCATTTTCCTCTATCCGTGGGCGGTTAATGTCAAAGATCTTGGAGCTGGCGGGCTTGTTGCGGTGGGTATAATACTGATTTTGCTGACAGTCGGATATATATATGCCTGGCGCAAAGGGGCCCTGCAGTGGAAATAA
- a CDS encoding YfhL family 4Fe-4S dicluster ferredoxin, which produces MAYKITDDCISCGACEAECKNEAIKEGETIYIIDPAKCTECIGWFDKPKCSEVCPVDCCVPDPAHKESKDQLLEKWKALHPGKTPQ; this is translated from the coding sequence ATGGCTTACAAGATAACCGATGACTGTATCAGTTGCGGTGCGTGTGAGGCGGAGTGCAAGAACGAGGCTATTAAAGAGGGCGAGACCATTTATATTATCGATCCCGCCAAATGCACCGAGTGCATCGGCTGGTTCGACAAACCCAAGTGCTCCGAAGTATGCCCTGTCGACTGTTGCGTGCCCGATCCCGCCCATAAAGAGTCGAAGGACCAGTTGCTGGAAAAGTGGAAGGCACTTCATCCCGGCAAGACACCACAGTAA
- a CDS encoding class I SAM-dependent methyltransferase, with protein sequence MLTIDLDLLEINGNENILDAGCGHGRHIWQVCKVNKGRSVAFDLDAASLKHAWTMLHEMDKAKETVGIWHLVSGSVTRLPFEDGLFDKVVCSEVLEHVPDDFVAVSEFYRVLKPGGILAVSVPSHFAESVCWKISDDYHNAPGGHIRIYKQSEIMELLKKYGLNIFAVRYKHALHSIYWWSKGLFGLKNEKAFVPSQYYKFLVWDIYNGHRYTKWLENGLNRVFPKSTVLYCRKPVAG encoded by the coding sequence ATGCTGACCATAGACCTTGATCTCCTCGAGATCAATGGCAATGAAAACATACTCGATGCCGGCTGTGGCCACGGACGTCACATCTGGCAGGTGTGTAAAGTTAACAAAGGCCGCTCTGTAGCGTTCGACCTTGATGCCGCCAGCCTCAAGCATGCCTGGACTATGCTCCACGAGATGGACAAGGCGAAAGAGACAGTGGGTATCTGGCACCTCGTCTCCGGCAGCGTGACCCGGCTGCCTTTCGAGGACGGCCTGTTTGACAAAGTAGTCTGCTCAGAGGTGCTAGAGCATGTGCCTGATGATTTCGTCGCAGTATCGGAATTCTATCGCGTGCTTAAGCCCGGCGGTATCCTGGCGGTCAGCGTCCCATCGCATTTCGCTGAATCCGTCTGCTGGAAGATATCGGATGACTATCACAATGCACCCGGCGGACACATCAGGATATATAAGCAGTCAGAGATCATGGAACTACTCAAGAAATACGGCCTAAATATCTTCGCAGTAAGATACAAACATGCGCTGCATTCTATTTACTGGTGGTCTAAAGGATTGTTCGGGCTCAAGAATGAGAAAGCGTTCGTGCCTTCGCAGTACTACAAATTCCTGGTCTGGGATATCTACAATGGCCACCGCTATACAAAATGGCTGGAAAACGGCCTGAACCGCGTCTTTCCCAAAAGCACGGTCCTGTACTGTCGAAAGCCTGTGGCCGGTTAG
- a CDS encoding YggS family pyridoxal phosphate-dependent enzyme, producing the protein MQETIERRIRVVRGHIEEACRKSRRDITEIKLIAVTKNFASGAVRAGFDCGLRNFGENRVQEALAKYAELEDIRRQITLHFIGHLQSNKVGDVLHTVDIIHSVDTLRLAKILDKKTARPVNILLEVNLTGEQTKYGFSREQLKLAVDSISALSHVNVLGLMTIAPVCSDAEEVRPLFAEMKRLNSAYGFKELSMGMTDDFIVAVEEGATMIRIGRAVFGERS; encoded by the coding sequence TTGCAGGAAACTATTGAACGTCGCATCAGGGTAGTGCGTGGCCATATTGAGGAAGCGTGCCGCAAAAGCCGGCGGGATATTACAGAGATAAAACTTATTGCGGTTACCAAAAATTTCGCATCGGGGGCGGTCCGTGCAGGGTTTGATTGCGGATTAAGGAATTTCGGGGAGAACCGGGTTCAGGAAGCTCTGGCCAAATACGCTGAACTGGAGGATATAAGAAGGCAGATAACACTGCATTTCATCGGCCATCTTCAAAGTAATAAGGTCGGTGATGTCCTGCATACGGTAGACATAATACACAGCGTTGATACATTACGTCTGGCCAAGATACTCGACAAGAAAACAGCCAGGCCGGTCAACATTCTTTTAGAGGTCAACCTGACGGGTGAGCAGACAAAATACGGGTTCTCCAGAGAGCAGCTTAAGCTGGCGGTCGATTCGATTTCGGCCTTGTCTCATGTGAATGTGCTGGGGCTAATGACGATTGCGCCGGTTTGCAGTGACGCAGAGGAGGTCCGTCCGTTGTTCGCAGAAATGAAAAGACTTAACTCGGCCTATGGATTCAAGGAACTGTCGATGGGCATGACGGACGATTTTATAGTGGCTGTGGAAGAGGGGGCTACCATGATAAGGATTGGACGTGCCGTATTCGGTGAAAGGAGCTGA
- a CDS encoding acyl-CoA dehydrogenase family protein — protein MLEPLLTDKQKALREEVRRFVKSVPKQLLQDMDADKVRYPREYVVNLAKNNLLGLRFNPAYGGRGLNWVDEVIALEEIGVLGMSLGCLFSLVSIVGEALDVFGSDEQKKKYLEPLLKGKIFCAEALTEPRGGSDFFGATTTAVQKGDYYILNGQKRFVVGADGADIFLVYARTEGAPGKSISAFIVERDMGVDAKYIYGLLGTRGGGAGRLVFKDTRVPKENLVLGLNRGADVFNQMMIPERMTSAAGAVGLARAALELATRYSDKRKAFGRKIREFEGVSFRIADSVIKLDAAGMLVYGASAAVDTMGSTGYTRRLVSEAKRFATESSWEIINNAMQVVGGIGYTNVYPIEKMLRDARLSIIWTGTSEIMNLIIQHEYYRETLKLAVSVRDIEDDAQEAHAVDEKIYE, from the coding sequence ATGCTGGAACCGTTGTTGACTGATAAACAAAAAGCGTTAAGGGAGGAAGTGCGGAGGTTCGTGAAATCCGTTCCCAAGCAACTATTGCAGGATATGGACGCCGACAAGGTACGCTATCCGCGGGAATACGTGGTCAATCTGGCAAAAAACAACCTGCTTGGCCTACGGTTTAATCCTGCCTACGGCGGTAGGGGATTAAATTGGGTGGACGAGGTCATTGCGCTCGAAGAGATAGGTGTATTGGGAATGTCGCTCGGCTGCCTTTTCTCACTGGTCAGCATCGTGGGAGAGGCGCTGGATGTATTCGGCAGTGATGAGCAAAAAAAGAAATACCTGGAGCCGTTGCTGAAGGGCAAGATTTTCTGCGCGGAGGCATTAACCGAGCCCAGAGGGGGCTCCGACTTCTTCGGGGCGACGACCACTGCCGTACAAAAAGGCGACTATTACATTTTAAATGGACAGAAACGGTTCGTGGTGGGGGCGGATGGGGCGGATATTTTCCTGGTTTATGCCAGGACCGAGGGAGCGCCGGGAAAGTCTATCAGCGCCTTCATTGTGGAGAGAGACATGGGTGTAGATGCCAAGTATATCTACGGCCTGCTGGGAACGCGGGGCGGAGGTGCAGGACGTCTTGTCTTTAAGGATACCAGGGTTCCCAAGGAGAATCTGGTGCTTGGTTTAAACAGGGGCGCCGATGTATTCAATCAGATGATGATACCTGAGAGGATGACCTCAGCAGCCGGCGCTGTGGGCCTGGCCAGGGCCGCACTGGAGCTGGCAACCAGGTACAGCGACAAGCGTAAGGCATTCGGGCGCAAGATACGTGAGTTTGAGGGAGTGAGTTTCAGAATAGCAGACAGCGTTATCAAGCTGGATGCCGCCGGCATGCTGGTTTATGGAGCATCAGCGGCTGTTGATACTATGGGCAGCACCGGTTATACGCGACGCCTGGTATCGGAGGCCAAACGCTTCGCTACGGAGTCCTCATGGGAGATAATCAATAATGCTATGCAGGTTGTGGGTGGTATCGGGTACACTAATGTATATCCCATCGAAAAGATGTTGAGGGATGCCCGGCTATCGATAATCTGGACCGGCACAAGTGAGATAATGAATCTCATAATTCAGCATGAGTATTACAGGGAGACTCTGAAGCTTGCAGTCAGCGTGCGTGATATTGAGGATGACGCCCAGGAAGCTCATGCAGTCGACGAGAAAATATACGAATAG
- the rsmD gene encoding 16S rRNA (guanine(966)-N(2))-methyltransferase RsmD has product MRITGGSARGQIIKTLPGLLVRPTTDKVREAIFSMLTAMSTGWERGLDLFSGSGALGLEALSRGMGWVDFVDQNNRCCQVIKQNLTKTGFIDRAHVYCCPVMKAISFLETGYDLVFLDPPYADTCLGDLLTQLSKSRLVSSETLVTTSHAARSALEARYDDMLKIKEKRYGDTCISIYQKEATS; this is encoded by the coding sequence ATGCGTATTACTGGAGGCTCCGCCAGGGGCCAGATTATTAAAACCCTTCCCGGCCTGTTGGTCAGGCCGACCACCGATAAGGTACGTGAGGCCATTTTTTCCATGCTGACTGCTATGTCAACGGGATGGGAGAGAGGACTTGATCTTTTCTCGGGCAGTGGTGCGCTGGGTCTCGAAGCGCTGAGCCGTGGGATGGGATGGGTCGATTTTGTCGATCAGAACAACAGGTGCTGCCAGGTCATAAAGCAGAACCTAACAAAAACGGGATTTATTGACAGGGCTCATGTATACTGTTGCCCGGTGATGAAAGCTATTAGTTTCCTGGAAACAGGATACGACCTGGTGTTTTTAGACCCGCCCTACGCCGACACCTGCCTGGGTGATCTACTGACCCAGTTAAGCAAATCCAGGCTGGTATCGAGCGAAACGCTGGTTACTACGTCTCACGCGGCACGCTCGGCTCTCGAAGCAAGGTATGATGACATGTTGAAGATTAAAGAGAAAAGGTATGGTGATACCTGTATTTCAATATACCAGAAGGAGGCCACATCTTGA
- the proC gene encoding pyrroline-5-carboxylate reductase, with the protein MKVAVIGGGIMGGTLVKCILRARLASKGDIVVSDVSHDRRELMKKRYGVAVTDNNAEAVNGVDAVIMAVKPQELAGVLSRLSGHLASQLVISIAAGISLETISQISKQSAVVRAMPNTPAQVGKGMTVWTSSGELSSEKHDMARLILASMGEEMFLKDEKYLDMATAVSGSGPAYVFLFMEALIDAGVHIGLTRDVAQKLVIETVAGSAEAMKKMCRHPAELRNMVTSPGGTTAEALLRLESGGMRSLVISAVIDAYDKAQRLETKKAG; encoded by the coding sequence ATGAAGGTTGCTGTCATAGGTGGAGGCATCATGGGTGGAACGCTGGTCAAGTGCATATTGCGCGCCCGGCTGGCGTCAAAGGGCGATATCGTTGTTAGCGATGTCTCCCATGATCGGCGGGAGCTGATGAAAAAGAGGTATGGTGTAGCAGTGACTGATAATAACGCTGAAGCTGTAAATGGGGTTGATGCAGTTATTATGGCTGTTAAGCCGCAGGAACTGGCCGGGGTATTGAGCCGGCTATCGGGACACCTGGCATCGCAGCTTGTCATATCGATTGCAGCCGGCATCAGCCTGGAAACAATATCACAGATTTCGAAGCAAAGTGCGGTGGTACGCGCCATGCCCAATACGCCGGCCCAGGTCGGTAAAGGTATGACAGTCTGGACATCATCCGGCGAGCTGTCGTCGGAGAAACATGACATGGCCAGGCTGATACTGGCTTCGATGGGAGAAGAGATGTTTCTTAAGGATGAGAAATATCTGGACATGGCTACGGCCGTCAGCGGCAGCGGCCCGGCTTATGTGTTCCTTTTTATGGAAGCACTCATTGATGCAGGAGTTCACATAGGCTTGACCAGGGATGTGGCGCAGAAGCTTGTAATCGAGACAGTCGCCGGTTCCGCCGAGGCGATGAAAAAAATGTGCAGGCATCCTGCCGAGTTAAGAAACATGGTTACCTCGCCGGGGGGCACGACCGCCGAGGCTTTGCTACGCCTTGAAAGCGGGGGCATGCGTTCGCTTGTGATAAGCGCGGTCATAGACGCGTATGATAAAGCGCAGAGACTGGAAACAAAGAAGGCGGGATAG